The Pirellulales bacterium genome includes the window CGGTTGGGGAGCGCAGCCGCGGCAGCATGCGCTTCTTACTTTTCGTGGCAGCATGATCCGGCGCCTGCTGAAGTCGCTTCATACTTGTCGTGATGACGCACCCAGGACATGGGCGCAGGCAGGCTCTCCTCGTCGCGCCCTTTGGGAGCCCGGTCAAGAATCGCATAGGTTCCGAGCATCGCCTCCAGCCCGCGGCCATACCCCGAGAAGGTGTGATATACGGCGCCACCTGCATCTTTGTAGAAGCAACTCAGCCCGGGATTCTCCTCACCGTGAGGCGGAATCGTGGCGAAATTGTAGGCGTTCGCGCCCCGGTCGACTTCTTCCTTGGTGAACAGCACACCAAAGTCGCGATTAAAATCGCAATCACCGGATGAGACCCAGGTAAATCGCCAGCCCATGCGCTTTTTGAACGCCTCGAGCTTCTCGAGTGGCGCGCGCGAGACGAGCACCAGCGACACGTCCCGCGCCTGCAAATGCTCGATCGCGCCGGCCATGTGATCCATCACGTACGAGCAGCCAGGGCAGCCCTCTTCCCAATCGGGACCAAACATGAAGTGATACGTGGCGAGCTGGCTTCGGCCTGCGAACAGGTCGGCGAGGCTCATTTTGCCGCGCGGACCTGTGAAGACATATTCCTTTTCGACCAGGGTCCAGGGAAGCTCGCGGCGCTGGCGGGCCAGCTCATCGCCCAGGTGTGTCAGCTCCTTTTCCTTGGCCAAGAATTGGCTGCGCGCGCGCAGCCATTCGCTTTTCGAGACGACTTTGTGACTTTCTGTTGCGGTGGTGGCGTTCATGAGGAAGAACTCCTGCACGTTGTAATGAATTGGTAATGTCGCCCGTTGCTATTTCTTGTGATGAGAAGAGGTGCGTTCGGCCCGCTGGCGAATGCGCTGTGTCCAATGATCCCATCCCTTCGGCATGCCGTTGCGATGATCGTCCAAAATCATTCCCATGCCGCGATGGACGAACGACAATCGCGTTCCGCTCCCTTGGGCGGCAAAGCGGTATTGAACATGATTGATCGCCGGATACGACATCATGATCGGACCCCAGATTTCCAGCAAAGTGGGCGGCTTGATCACTTGCACGTGCCCCCACAAATGTCCGGCGTTGTTTCCCAAGTCGCGAAACCAGCGCCCACCGGGCCAGGCTTCCAGCTTGAAAGGCATCGAGGTGCCATCCATCATTTGCGCCTCGGGACCAAGCTCTTCGAGCATGGCCTCGAAGGCGATTTCGATCGGCGCGGCGATGTCGATCGTCTTTTGAATCTCGATGGTTTCGATCGCCTGTTGGGCATGAACGTCGGTTGTCATGAGATACCTTTCTTGGAGTTTTTTGACGCGGTCGACTTTGTAAACTCTGCAGCCCGGCGCTCGGCCCGCTCGCGAATGCGGTCCAGCTGCCGTTCCCAATGTCGCTCGAAGGCCTTGATCCAGTCGTAGACAGGCCGCAATTGCGCGTAGTTGACTGCATAGACGCGGTGCTGTCCCTGTTTACACACGTTCACCAGGCCGACGTCGCGCAACACGCTCAGGTGCTTGGAAATGGCCGGTTGCGGCATCCCCAGCGCCGCGACGATTGCCCCCACGGCCACGCTGCGGCGCCGGGAGAGCAACTCAATGATCTGCCGCCGCCGCGGTTCGGCGATGGCTGTGAACACGTCAGTCGTGGCCGAGGCGCGGGACATGGTCGAATTATATTCCCGAATGGGAATATGTCAATCACAGTGCTGAGGAATTCGTCAATCGGGAGTTCGCAAAACAGCTTGGCAATGCCTTCACCAGCATCCTCTTTGCGACCGCTCTGCATGCCTGATTGCGAAGGGGTTGTCGCGGCCGCCGGTCGCCAGGATCCGGGGCACACGATACCAAGCGTTGACCGGCAACCGGCATAATCCGTTGTGGTCTGGAGGGAGTAGCATCAAAATGAGCCTGCCGTCGCACAGGCGCCGGCAAACCAATCACGAGAAAGCCGACTATAGGCGGGGGCAAGATGTTGAATCAACTATTCGTCGCCGGTACGACGGCAATACTCGCCGTCAGTTCGCTGCTGAATGCCGCATGTGCGCAAGAAGTCGAAGCCAAGAGCTACCCGGTTCTCTCGGGAGTTGGCATCGCGTTGATGGCGGAGGAGGGGCAGCTCTTTGTGGGGAAGATTATTGCGAAGTCATCGGCCGAAGAATCGGGCCTGATCAAGGAAGGTTCGCGACTCGTGG containing:
- a CDS encoding thioredoxin family protein; the encoded protein is MNATTATESHKVVSKSEWLRARSQFLAKEKELTHLGDELARQRRELPWTLVEKEYVFTGPRGKMSLADLFAGRSQLATYHFMFGPDWEEGCPGCSYVMDHMAGAIEHLQARDVSLVLVSRAPLEKLEAFKKRMGWRFTWVSSGDCDFNRDFGVLFTKEEVDRGANAYNFATIPPHGEENPGLSCFYKDAGGAVYHTFSGYGRGLEAMLGTYAILDRAPKGRDEESLPAPMSWVRHHDKYEATSAGAGSCCHEK
- a CDS encoding metalloregulator ArsR/SmtB family transcription factor; translated protein: MSRASATTDVFTAIAEPRRRQIIELLSRRRSVAVGAIVAALGMPQPAISKHLSVLRDVGLVNVCKQGQHRVYAVNYAQLRPVYDWIKAFERHWERQLDRIRERAERRAAEFTKSTASKNSKKGIS
- a CDS encoding SRPBCC domain-containing protein — encoded protein: MTTDVHAQQAIETIEIQKTIDIAAPIEIAFEAMLEELGPEAQMMDGTSMPFKLEAWPGGRWFRDLGNNAGHLWGHVQVIKPPTLLEIWGPIMMSYPAINHVQYRFAAQGSGTRLSFVHRGMGMILDDHRNGMPKGWDHWTQRIRQRAERTSSHHKK